DNA from Nocardioides seonyuensis:
TGGGGGAACCAGTACATGTCCACGTGGTGGGCCTCCGCCACGAGGTCGTCGTGGGCCGCCAGCGCGCTGTCCCAGCTCATCGGCTCCTCGTGGGCCTCGAGGACGAAGAGCGGCTCGACTCGGAACGTCAGGCTGGTGAGGATGCCCAGCGCGCCGAGGCCGACCCGTGCGACCTCGAGGACGTCCCGGTTCTCCTGGTCGTCTGCCCTGAGCACCTCGCCGGTGCCCGTGACGAGCTCGAGCCCGGCGAGCTGTGCCGAGAGGCCAGCAGCGATCCCGCCGGTGCCGTGGGTGCCGGTCGAGGTGGCGCCGGCGAGGGTCTGCTCGGCGATGTCTCCCATGTTGTGCAAGGACAGCCCGAGCTGCTCCAGGGCCAGGTTGAGCTGGTGCAGGGGGGTCCCGGCGAGGGCAGTGACCGTCATCGCGGCCCGGTCGACCGAGACGACGCCTCGCAGGCGGTCGGGCACCAGCAGCGTGCCTTCGGGAGCGGCGATGTCGGTGAAGCTGTGGCCGGTGCCGGTCATCTTCACCGTGCGCCCCGACTCCCGAGCAGAGACGACCGCGTCGCGAACCTCGCCGGTCGAACCGGGCGCGACGACCCGCTCTGCTCGCGCCCCGGCGAGGCCCGACCAGTTGCGCCACTGGTTTCCCCGGACTGGAGTAGTCATGCGCGAAGGGTAGGGGAGGCGCGGCACCGGGCCGCGCCTACGCTGAGCACATGGCCTCCGACGTCACGCCCTTCGACGCACTCCTGCTGCTCTCCTTCGGGGGTCCTGAGCAACCGGACGACGTGGTGCCGTTCCTCGAGAACGTCACTCGGGGACGCGGGATCCCACGCGAGCGACTGGCCCAGGTGGGCGAGCACTACTTCCTCTTCGGGGGGAGGAGCCCCATCAACGACCAGAACCGCGAGCTCCTGGCGGCCCTGCGTGCCTCGTTCGACGAGGCGGGCATCGAGCTCCCGATCTACTGGGGCAACCGCAACTGGGACCCCTACCTCGCCGACACGCTGCGCGAGATGACTGCCGACGGTGTGCAGCGCGCTGCCGTCTTCACCACCTCGGCCTACTCCTCCTACTCCAGCTGCCGCCAGTACCGCGAGAACCTCGCGGACGCGGTGGCGCAGGTGCCGGGCGCTCCCCGGCTGGACAAGCTGCGGCCCTACTTCAACCACCCCGGCTTCGTCGAGCCCGTCGTGGACGCTGTCGTGCGTGCCCTCGACGAGCTGCCGCAGCAGGTCCGCCACGGCGCACACCTCGTCTTCGTGACCCACTCCGTGCCCGAGGACATGGCGGCCACCAGTGGCCCACCCGATGCCCGACGCGCCTACGAGGCGCAGCACCGCGACGTCGCAGACGTGGTCGCAGGTCGCGTCCGTGCCCTGACCGGGCACGCCCATCGTCACGACCTCGTCTACTGCTCCAGGTCCGGCGCGCCTTCCACCCCGTGGCTCGAGCCCGACGTCAACGACCATCTCGAGGAGTTGGCCACCGACGGTGTCCCGGCCGTGGTGCTGATTCCGGTGGGCTTCGTCTCGGACCACATGGAGGTCATCTACGACCTCGACACCGAGGCGCTGGCGACCGCCCAGCGCCTCGGGCTCCCGGCCGCGCGCGCAGCCACGTCGGGCACCGACCCACGGTTCGTCACCATGGTGCGCGACCTGCTGGTGGAGCGCGCCGCGGCCGAGCGTGGGGAGATGCCGCCGCGCCCGACCCTGGGCGGGTTGCCGCCGAGACCGGACCGGTGCCCTGCCGGCTGCTGCCCCAACCTCCGTGGGGAGCGCCCCGCCCTGTGTGGCGTCGGGGACGAGGTGTGACTCCGTCCGCGGAGTCCCTGCGCGACCTCGCCCTCGACCTCGCGAGAGAGGCTGCGCGGCTCGCGCGGGCGATGCGCCCGGACGTGGCAGTGGCCGACACCAAGTCCAGTGCCGTCGACGTCGTCACCCACGCGGATCGCGCCGTGGAGGACCTCCTCGTGTCCCGGATCGTCGCGGCTCGCCCCCACGACGGCATTCTCGGCGAGGAGGGCGACGAGCGCCTCGGCACCAGCGGGGTGCGCTGGGTGGTCGACCCCATCGACGGAACCGTCAACTATCTCTACGGGCTGGCGGAGTGTGCCGTGTCCGTCGCGGTCGAGGTCGAGGGAGCCGTGGTCGCCGGTGTGGTCGTCGGGATCGGCACCGATGTCGAGTACGCCGCCGCGCTCGGCTCGGGTGCCACGAGGAACGGCGAGCCGATCCACGTCCGCGCTCCCGCCCCCTTGGCCGAGAGCCTGGTGCTGACCGGGTTCGGATACGTCCGGACCGTCCGGGAGCACCAGGCGGCGTGCGTCGCGGCACTCCTCCCGGAGGTGCGCGACATCAGACGGCTGGGTGCGTGCTCGCTCGACCTGTGCCACGTCGCCGAGGGAAGCGCCGACGCCTACGTCGAGGCTGGCCCCCAGCCCTGGGACTGGAGCGCCGGGGGCCTGGTGCTGCAGGAGGCCGGAGGCCGGTTCGGCGTGTTGACGGGGCCGCCGGTCGCTCCCGGCACCGGTCCGATCGGTGTGGTCACGGGTGCACCCGCGGCCGGGTGGAACGGCTTCATCGAGGCCATCTCGACCGCAGGCTTCCTTGTCTGAGCGGCGGGAATAGGGCATCGGCCTCATATGTTCACGCGACACGGGGCACACCGGCTCACGCCGGAGCGCCCTGATGGTGCACAATCTGGCGCCGACGACGACGCAGAACCTCCGCAGCACGCAACGCCGGGATCCGGCTAGCGCACCGGAGCCCCACGCAGGAGAAGAGGGTAGCGATGGCCACCGATTACGACGCACCGCGCAAGACCGAAGAGGACCAGAGCGAAGAGAGCATCGAAGAGCTCAAGGCGCGCCGTCACGACAAGAACTCCGGCAAGGTCGACGAGGACGAGACCGAGGCTGCTGAGTCGTTCGAGCTGCCCGGTGCCGACCTCTCGCACGAGGAGCTCGCGGTCGAGGTCATGCCGCGTCAGGACGACGAGTTCACCTGCATGAGCTGCTTCCTGGTGCACCACCGGTCGCAGCTCGCCGACGAGAAGGCCCTCATCTGCCGCGACTGCGCCTGAGGACCGCCGCCGGCCTCACGCGTTGGGGGCCGGCGCCGCGTCTGCGTCCTGGAAGTCCCTCTTGAGCTGTGGGGGCAGGTGCCCGGTCGAGCGCGCGTAGTAGTCCGCAGCCTTGCGCGAGGCGAGCATCCGTGCGATGGCGATGAGCGTGCCGCTGACCGTTGCCCACAGGACCGCCTCCCAGATGTTCACGTCCGGGTCCGCCGGGTTGGCCGGCGGGTTCTTGCCGGTCGCGGCGCGCCACGAGGTGTTGAGTCCCTTCTTCGCGACCGCCGCCGCGCCCACGGCGGAGACGAGGGAGAAGATCGACCAGACCTTGCTGCTGTCGGATGCCATGGGGGCAGCCTAACGAACTCGCGCGCCCTCGATCGCGGCCACCAGCTGACCGGGGCGGCGGCAGCTGAGGAGCCAGTAGGGAGTCGGGTCGGCGGGGTCGGTCACCTCGACGCGGACACCGCGCTTGAGGTAGGGCCGCAGGAGCAGGTGGGCGCGGGCATCGGCCTCCACCCCCGCAAGGCGTCGCAGGCCTTCAGCATCGAGGGCGGTGGCCGACCCGACGTGCTCGAGCGGGATGCGTGCTCGCCCGGCGGTGAGGTGTCCGCCGGCCACGGTGATCCGAGCAGAGCCGTAGCCGACGAACAACGCGACCATGAGAGCCAGCGCCACCCCTCCTGCGGCCCACGCGACCGACTCGTGGTCGGGGACTGCCACGACGACCGCCAGCCACAGCGACGCCACGAGCATGGTGCCCTGTGCCCACCAGCGCAGCGGGACCGTGAGGCGTTCGGCATAGTCCACGCGGCAGAGCCTAGGGGCCCCGTCCGAGGCGGCCGAGCAGTGGGTAGATTCACCGCCCGTGCCAGCACCCGAGGACCTCGAGGTCGCCATCCGCCGTCTCGACCCCGACCTGCCCCTGCCGTCCTACGCGCATGCCGGTGACGCCGGGGCCGACCTGCACACGGCGATCGACCTCACCCTCGCGCCCGGTGAGCGCGCCCTTGTGCCGACCGGCATCGCCCTCGCACTGCCCGCCGGCTTCGTCGCCCTGGTGCATCCCCGCTCGGGGCTCGCGGCGCGTCACGGGCTGTCCATCGTGAACACCCCCGGGACGATCGACGCGGGATATCGCGGCGAGGTCAAGGTCCTCCTGATCAACCACGACCCCGCCAGCAGCCTGGAGCTGCGTCGGGGAGACCGCATCGCCCAGCTGGTCATCCAGCGCTATGAACGAGCCCGCTTCGTCGAGGTCGACGAACTGCCGTCCTCCAGCCGTGGCTCGGGGGGTTACGGTTCTACGGGTGGATTCGGTGCGGGCGGCGCCGTGACAGGCACCACCGCCCACGACGACTCGAGAGATGGGAGTGCCTGAGGTGAAGATGCGCCGCAAGAAGGCGGAGGTCCCGGTGGAGGAGACAGCCCCGAGCGCCCCCCTCGACCCCACCTCCGGCCCGTTCGACTCCTCCGTGGTCGAGGGTGACGAGGTCGCCCGCGTCGACCTCGGTTCGCTCCTCGTCCCGGCCATGGAGGGCCGTGAGCTCCGGCTGCAGGTCGACGAGGCCAGCGGGGTCGTGCGTGCGGTCATCCTCGCGGGGGCGGACGGTGCCCTGGAGTTCCAGGCCTTCGCCGCCCCTCGCAACGGTGACCTCTGGAGCGACGTCCGACCGCAGATCGCCGACGACGTCAAGGCTCGCGGCGGCAAGGTCGTCGAGCGTGAGGGGCGGTGGGGGACCGAGCTGGTCTGCGCCCTGCCGGCGACACTCCCCGACGGATCGACCGGAGCGTCCGCGTCCCGCGTGATCGGCATCAACGGCGACCGGTGGATGTTGCGCGCCACCATGCTGGGTCGCCCGGCCGCGGAACCCGACGCCTCGGGCGAGTGGGAGGACACCCTGGCCCAGCTCGTCGTACGCCGTGGCGCACAGGCGATGGCGGTCGGCGAGGCACTGCCGGTCAAGCTCCCCGACGAGGCGCGACGGACGTCCTGAGATGCCCGAGAAGAGCCGCCTGCGGCAGGCACTTTCCAGATGGGCCGACAGTGGTGACCAGCACGCGCGTGACCTGAGGCTCGAACATGCCTCGACCCGGTCGGTGCCCATCTCAGAGGTCCAGGGCCGAGAGCGCGTCACCGTCGCCGGAGTCATCCGCACCGTCACCCTGCGACCTCGCGGTGGGGTGCCCGCACTCGAGGCAGACCTGGACGACGGCACCGGCGTGATCACGCTGGTCTGGCTCGGCCGGCGTCGCATCAGCGGCGTGGAGCCCGGACGCTCCGTCGTCGTCACCGGGTGCATCGGTCTCCAAGGAGGCAGTCCGCTGATGTTCAACCCGCGATACGAGTTGCGGCCTTGACCGGGCAGCCCGTCGGCCCCGAGCCGGCAGTCGTGGGGGAGGCGACCGTCGAGGCCGTCGTCCGCGCCCAGCTCGCGAAGGCCCTGGGTGGGCGCCGCGGGATGGCCGAGGCAGCACTGCCCACCCTGCTCTTCACCGTGACGTGGCTGAGCCTGGGGGAGATGCGCACCGCGATCACCGTCAGCGTCGGGGCGGCCCTCGTCCTGCTCCTGGTCAGGATCGTCCAGCGTTCCACCGTGCAGTTCGTGGTCAACGCGCTCGTGGGCATCGGTATCGGCTGGTACTTCGCGCATCGGGCAGCGGAGGCGGGAGGGAGTGCGCAGGACCAGGCCCTCGCCTACTTCCTGCCCGGCATCCTCTACAACGGCGGCTACGCGATCGTGCTCGCGGCCACCTGCCTCGTGGGATGGCCCCTCGTCGGCTTCATGGTCGGCAGCATCACCGGTGACCCCACCGCCTGGCACAAGGACCGTCAGGTCGTCAGGTTGTGCAGCAGGCTGACGTGGTTGCTCGTCCTGCCCTGCGTGGTCCGCGTGGTCACCCAGGGGCCGGTGTGGCTCGGGGGGAGCTCTGGGTCCATCGACCCCGACACGGCCGTCGCCGTCCTCGGGATACTGAAGATCGCGCTGGGCTGGCCCCTCCAGCTCGCCGCGCTCGGCTCGATGGTGTGGCTGCTCGCTCGCAACCGCACCCCGGTGGCGTCGGAGGTCGGCGCAGTCTGAACCTCAGCGGCCGTGGCTGGTGGGGGAGAGGATCTTCTCGAGCTCTTCCTCGACCTCGGCCGCGACGACGAAGAGGAGCTCGTCGCCGGACTCAAGGGGCTGCTCGGCGTCGGGGGTGTAGACCTGCCCGTCGCGCAGGATGGTCACGAGCGCGCAGTTGTCGGGGAAGGGCACCAGTCCGCTCGGCGTGCCGACGAACGGTGAGTCGACTGGCAAGGTCATCTCCACCAGGTTGGCGTTGCCCTGGCGGAAGGTGAACAGTCGGACCAGGTCCCCGATCGAGACGGCCTCCTCCACGAGGGCAGACATGATCCGGGGAGTCGAGACGTTGACGTCGACGCCCCACGCCTCGGTGAAGAGCCACTCGTTGTTGGGGTGGTTGACGCGTCCGACGGTGCGGGGCACGCCGAACTCGGTCTTGGCGAGCAGCGAGGTGACGAGGTTGGCCTTGTCGTCGCCGGTGGCCGCGATGACCACGTCGCACTTGTCCAGCTTGGCCTCCTCCAGCGAGGACAGCTCGCAGGAGTCCGCGAGCAGCCACTCCGCGTCGGGCACCCGCTCGGGCCGGATCGCGCTGGCCGACTTGTCGATGAGCAGGACCCGGTGGCCGTTCTCGATCAGCTCACGGGCGATGGACCGGCCCACGGCCCCGGCCCCGGCGATGGCGACGCGCATGTGGTCTCCGCTCTCAGTTCTCTTCAGGCCCGGCATCGAGCACGGCGTAGGCGTGGGCGGCCTGGTCCTCGCGCATGACGAGGTGGAGCATGTCGCCCTCCTGCAGCACTGACTCACGAGTCGGCAGGACGCCCTCGCCGAGCCGGTCGATCCACGCGATGCGGCTTCGGGTCTGCTCCTGCAGGTGCACGGTGCGCTGACCGATCCACGGCGGCGGCACCGCCAAGTTGTCGAGACGGATGGTGCCCGACGGGTCGCGGTAGTCCGGCTCGGCGCCGGCGGGCACGATCCTGCGCAGCACCTGGTCCGCGGTCCACTTCACCGTCGCCACCGTCGTGATGCCCAGGCGCTGGTAGACCTCTGCGCGCCCCGGGTCGTAGATCCGGGCCACGACCTGCTCGATCCCGAAGGTCTCGCGGGCCACCCGGGCGGCGATGATGTTGGAGTTGTCACCGCTCGAGACGGCCGCGAAGGCGTCGGCGCGACGGATGCCGGCCTTCTCGAGGACCTCCTGGTCGAAGCCGTAGCCGGTCACCTTGTCGCCGTTGAACGACTGTCCCAGTCGGCGGAAGGCGTCGGGATCGCTGTCGATCACCGACACGGTGTGGTTGCGGTCCTCGAGGCTCCTGGCCAGCGTCGACCCGACGCGGCCACACCCCATGATCACGACATGCACGCCTGAACCGTACTGCAGGGTCCTGAGCGGGGTCGCGGGTCTAGGCTTGCCGCCCGTGAGTGTCGGAGACGTGTCGAAGCGCATCCTGGTGGGGCGCAAGCTGCGCAGCAGCCAGCTGGGGGAGACCCTGCTCCCCAAGCGCATCGCACTCCCGGTCTTCGCCAGCGACGCGCTGTCCTCGGTGGCCTACGCCCCTGACGAGGTCTTCATCATGCTGGCGGTCGCCGGCGCGTCGACCTACGTCTGGTCGTGGAAGATCGGGCTGGCCGTCGCCGTCGTGATGCTCACGGTGGTCGCGTCCTACCGCCAGACCGTGCACGCCTACCCCTCCGGTGGTGGCGACTACGAGGTGGCGACGAAGAACCTCGGACGCACCGCCGGCATCACGGTCGCCAGTGCGCTGCTCGTGGACTACGTGCTGACCGTCGCCGTGTCCATCTCCTCCGCCGCGCAGTACGCCGCCGGCGCGTACAACCCCCTGGTCGGCCACGAGGCCACCGTCGCCGCGTGCGCAGTGGTGGCGCTCACGGCCGCAAACCTGCGCGGCGTCAGGGAGTCCGGTGCGTTCTTCGCCACCCCGACCTACCTCTTCATGGTCTCGATCATGGGGATGTGCGCCTACGGCCTCGTGCGGATGTTCTCCGGCAGCCTCCCGGACGCCGAGAGCGCCCATCTCGAGATCGACCCCGCCCCGGGGTGGGAGGGGCCGCTGTCGCAGGTCGCCCTGATGTTCCTCCTCGCGCGGGCGTTCTCCTCCGGCTGTGCCGCCCTGACGGGGGTCGAGGCCATCAGCAACGGCGTCCCGGCCTTCCGCAAGCCCAAGAGCCAGAACGCGGCCACGACGCTGCTGCTCCTGGGCCTGATCGCAGTGACGATGATGATGAGCGTCATCGTCCTGGCCAAGGAGATGTCGATCCGCTACGTCGACCCCCACGAGCTCGACCGGTTGCGCACAGCGGCCGGCGACGCTCTGCCGGCGGGCTACGAGCAGCACCCCGTCATCGCCCAGATCGCCGCAGGCGTGTTCGACAACTTCTCACCGGGGTTCTACTTCGTGCTGGCGGTCACCGGCGTCATCCTCGTCCTGGCTGCAAACACGGCCTTCAACGGCTTCCCGGTGCTCGGCTCGATCCTGGCCCACGACGGTCTGGCTCCGCGGTCCCTCGGCTCGCGCGGTGACCGCCTGGCCTACAGCAACGGCATCGTGTTCCTGGCCGCGATGTCGATCGCCCTCATCGTCGTCTTCGACGCCGAGACGACCAAGCTGATCCAGCTCTACATCGTCGGCGTCTTCGTGTCGTTCAACCTCAGCCAGCTCGGCATGATCCGCCACTGGACCCGGGCACTCCAGGGCGAGAGCGACCCGTCGGCGCGACGCCGGATGGTCCGCTCCCGCGCCATCAACACCTTCGGGCTGTGCCTGACCGCCGTGGTGCTCGTCATCGTGCTGGTCACCAAGTTCCTCGCCGGTGCCTGGATCACGATCCTGGCGATGGGCTTCTTCTTCCTCGTCATGAAGGCCATCTCCCGCCACTACGCACGGGTCGAGACCGAGCTGGCCGCAGACGAGCAGGACTCGGTCCTGCCCACGCGGGTGCACGCGGTGGTGCTCGTCTCGAAGCTGCACAAGCCGACTCTGCGCGCGCTCGCCTTCGCGAAGGCCACCAGGCCCAACGTCCTCGAGGGCATCTGCGTCAGCGTCGACAGCGAGCGCACCAACCAGCTCCTCAAGGAATGGGACGAGCGTCGTCTCGACGTGCCGCTGAAGGTGCTCTACTCGCCCTACCGCGAGGTGGTCCGCCCGATCGTGGAGTACACACAGGCGATCCGCAAGGCGAGTCCTCGCGGCGTGGTGGCCGTCTACATCCCCGAGTACGTCGTGGGACGCTGGTGGGAGCAGCTGCTCCACAACCAGACCGCGCTGCGCCTGAAGGGGCGCCTTCTCTTCAGCCCCGGTGTCATGGTCATCTCGGTGCCGTTCCAGCTGCGTTCCTCGGCGATCGCCCTGGAGCGCGAGGAGCGCGAGGAGGGGCGCGTGCACGCGGGCGACCTGCGCCGTGGGCGGGTCGACACCAACGGGTCGACCTGGCGCAAGGACGACGAGTGACCCGGCGGCCCCGGCCTCGCAAGGCACGCGGGCAGTCGCGGGTCGGTGACCGGTTCGAGGCCACCGTCGGCCCCGTCGCGCACGGTGGGCACTTCGTCGTACGCCTCCCCGAGCCGGAGTCGAGGGTCGTCTTCACGCGTCACGCGCTGCCGGGCGAGCGGGTGGTCGTGGAGATCACCGAGGGGACGGACGGCGACCGCTTCTGGCGCGGTGACGCCGTCGAGGTGTTGTCGGCGGCGCCCGACCGGGTCACGCCACCGTGCCCGTTCGCGGGTCCCGGACTGTGCGGGGGCTGCGACTTCCAGCACGTGCGGGTGCCTGCGCAGCGTGACCTCAAGGCATCAGTCGTGCGCGAGCAGCTGGTGCGACTGGGTGGACTGGCGGCCGATCACCCACTGCTGGCCGGCCTCGTCGTCGGGGGGGTCCCGGTGCCCGAAGGGGACGGGTCGACACGGCCTGACGACGGGCTCCGGTGGCGCACCCGGCAGCGCTACGCCGAGCTTCCGGGTGGGCAGCCGGCCATGCGCAAGCACCGATCCCACGAGCTCGTCGCCATCGACGACTGCCTCATCGCAGCGGAGGGTGCCCGGCCCGGCCAGGAGCACGAGGCCGCCGGCACGTCGTACGACGCCCGCTCGGTGACCGCGGCGGGGGCCACGCACGACTTCGCCCTCGCGGTGGACGGCTTCTGGCAGGTGCACCCCGCGGCTCCGCGAGTGCTGGTCGAGACGGTGCTGGAGATGCTGTCCCCACGAGCAGGTGAGGCAACCCTCGACCTCTACGCCGGCGTCGGGCTCTTCGCGCGGTTCGTCTCCGACGCCATCGGGTCCGGCACGCGACTGGTCGCGGTCGAGGGCCACCGCGAGGCGGCCCGTCACGCCCAGGCCAACCTCGCCCCGCACGAGGGTGCCGTGGTGGCATGCGGGTCGACCGGCGACGTGCTGGAAGCGAGCTTCGACGAGCCCTTCGACCTCGTGGTGCTCGACCCACCACGCGACGGCGCCAAGCGGGACGTGGTGGCGCAGGTGTGCGACCGCCGGCCGCGCGCAGTGGCCTACGTCGCCTGTGACCCGGCCGCGCTGGCCCGGGACGTCGCGATCTTCGCCGAGCACGGCTACGGGCTCACCGCCCTGCGGGCCTTCGACCTCTTCCCGATGACCAGCCACACGGAATGCGTCGCGCTGCTGGAGCCTGCGGACGCTTGCGCCCGGCCGCGCTGAACGATCGTGCAACAGACCCGACAGCGGGCCGTCGTGCCGGCGCGGTATCGTCACGATCAGCCAGTCGTACTCCCACGTGGAGTCAGGGAATCCGGTGAGAGTCCGGAACTGACGCGCAGCGGTGAGGGGACGGGACGGACACGCCGGCAACGGCAGCCACTGGGGTCTGCGGATCCTGGGAAGGCGTTCGCGCCCGGTTGATCCAAGTCCGAAGACCTGCTGGCCCTGACGACAACCGTCGTCGGGTCATGGTGGGTCCCGCGTACGGACCCGGACTCGAAGCATGGTGATCTCCGGTGACCCGGTCACGTCCCGACCGTTGCCCGGGCGTGCTGCGCCCCTGGCCCGCAGAAGACGGTCTGCTCGTCCGGCTGCGTCTGCCCGGTGGCAGGGTCGCCGCAGACGCCTTACTCGGCTTGCTGGAGGTGGCAGAACGTCACGGCGACGGACACCTCCACGTGACCACGCGGACGAATCTGCAGGTGAGGGCGCTTTCGGCGGTGCCCGGCACGCAGCGCCTGACCGACACCGTGCTCGCGGCCGTCGAGGCGACCGGCCTCCTGCCCAGCCGTACGCACGACCTGGCGCGCAACGTCATGGCGTCGCCCCAGACCGGGCTGGTCGGCGGTCGCGTCGACCTGCGTCCCGTCGCACGCGCGCTGGACGCAGCGCTGCTGGCCGCACCTGCCCTCGGGTTGCTGCCCGGCCGCTTCCTGTTCGTGCTCGATGACGGCCGCGGCGACCTGCTCGACCGCACCTGCGACCTCGGGCTGGTCGCGCTCGGTCCCACCGAGGCGCAGCTGCGGGTCGGCACCGGCTGGGGCCCGGTCGTCCCGCTCGCGGGCGTCGAGGAACGGCTCGTCCGCCTGGCTCTCCGCTTCCTTGAGGTGCGCGGCGACGGGCCTGGCGCCGCGTGGCACGTCCACGAGCTGGCGTCGCAACTGGTCGCCCCGGTGCCTGCATCGGCACGGCTGCCTGACCGATCGCCCCCGTTGCCGTACGGCCCCGTGCCCGGCGGTGAGCATGTCGCCGTGCCGGAGGACGGCCTCGACCGTCCCGCCGTGGAGCGCCTGTGCTCCGCGGCAGCCGAACTCGTCGTCACCCCCTGGCGTGGCGTTCTCGTCCCTGAGGAGTCCTCATGAGCAGTCCGTCCCCGTTGCAGCTTCGTCGTCCGGGGCGTCACTACCCGTACATCGACCGGGGGGCGGCCATCTACCTCGACTCCTTCGCCACGATCCGACGTGAGGCCGACCTTTCCCGCGTGCCGGTGAGCGCTGAGAAGGTGGCCGTGCGGATGATCCACGGCAGCGGACAGGTGGATCTGGTCGATGACCTCGTGATCCACCCGGACCTCGTCCCAGCGGCCCGCGCAGCCCTCGAGGCGGGGGCGCCGATGCTGTGCGACGCCACGATGGTGGTGAAGGGCGTGACACGCAGCCGCCTCCCCGCGGACAACGACGTGATCTGCACCCTCAACGAACCTGAGGTGCCTGCCCTGGCGGAAGAGTGGGGAACCACCCGCACAGCGGCGGCGATCTCGCTCTGGGAGCCGTACCTCGAGGGCTCCGTGGTCGCCATCGGGAATGCGCCGACCGCCCTGTTCCACCTGTTGGAGATGCTCGTGGACGGCGCCCCGCGCCCTGCGGCGATCGTCGGCTGCCCGGTGGGCTTCATCGGGGCCGCCGAGTCGAAGCAGGCCCTCGAGGACTTCCGCGTCGACCACGGCATCGACATCCCCTTCGTCGCCGTCCGCGGCCGCCGAGGTGGATCCGCCATGACCTCGTCGGCCCTCAACGCACTTGCCCAGGAGCAGGAATGAGCACGTCCACCTCTGCCATCGGCCACTTCGCCGGCGTCGGCGTCGGTCCTGGGGATCCCGAGCTGATCACCCGCAAGGCAGCGCGCCTGATCGGGGACGCCGACGTCATCGCCTACCACGCGGCGCGGGGCAGGCAGTCCAACGCGCGCCGTATCGCCGCAGAGCTCTTCCCGGCCGATGTCCTGGAGGAGGAGCTCACCTATCCGGTCACCACCGGCACGACCGACCACCCCGGCGGGTACGCCGGGGTGCTGGCCGAGTTCTACGAGCAGTCGGCCGACCGCCTGGCCGCCCACCTGGTGGCTGGTCGCAACGTCGTCCTGCTCTCGGAGGGCGACCCGCTCTTCTACGGCTCGTACATGTACATGCACGACCGCCTCGCCGACCGATTCCCGACCGAGATCGTGCCCGGCGTCCCGGCCTTCCTCGCGGCCACCGCCGCGACCGCGAGTCCGCTGGTCCGCCAGACCGACGTGCTCACCGTGTTGCCCGGCACGCTGCCCGAGCCCGAGCTCGCCCGACGGCTGGCCGACACCGACGGCGCGATCATCATGAAGCTGGGACGGACCTTCCCTGCCGTACGCCGCGCGCTCGCCGCGGCTGGCCGCCTCGAGCACGCCTTGTACGTGGAGCGGGCGTCGATGCCGGAGGAGCGCTGGATCCCGGTGACCGAGGCTGACGAAGCATCGGTCCCGTACTTCTCACTGATCGTGGTCACCGGGGACAGCCTCAACGGACGGCGCTCCCGGGAGACGAGTGGCCCGACCGCTGCCGATTCGCAGGCGGCGGAGGTCGATCCGGCGGAGCTGCTGGTGGTGGGGCTCGGCCCGGGACCGGACGGCTGGTTGACCCCGGAGGTGAGCGCGGCGCTCGCGGAGGTCGACCACGTCGTGGGGTACGCGCCGTACGTGAATCGGGT
Protein-coding regions in this window:
- a CDS encoding precorrin-2 C(20)-methyltransferase — its product is MSTSTSAIGHFAGVGVGPGDPELITRKAARLIGDADVIAYHAARGRQSNARRIAAELFPADVLEEELTYPVTTGTTDHPGGYAGVLAEFYEQSADRLAAHLVAGRNVVLLSEGDPLFYGSYMYMHDRLADRFPTEIVPGVPAFLAATAATASPLVRQTDVLTVLPGTLPEPELARRLADTDGAIIMKLGRTFPAVRRALAAAGRLEHALYVERASMPEERWIPVTEADEASVPYFSLIVVTGDSLNGRRSRETSGPTAADSQAAEVDPAELLVVGLGPGPDGWLTPEVSAALAEVDHVVGYAPYVNRVPQREGLTRHASGNTVELDRAAFALDLARRGQKVAVVSGGDPGVFGMAAAVFEAAEDPAYADVRVRVLPGVSAVQAVAARAGAPVGADFAVMSLSDRLKPWEVVEKRLRAVAEADLVLAIYNPASRSRTEQVATARQVLLEHKSPETVVVVGRDVGRAEEALTVSTLGELDPITIDMKCLLIVGASSTRVSSAGVWTPRFVR
- a CDS encoding precorrin-8X methylmutase; the encoded protein is MSSPSPLQLRRPGRHYPYIDRGAAIYLDSFATIRREADLSRVPVSAEKVAVRMIHGSGQVDLVDDLVIHPDLVPAARAALEAGAPMLCDATMVVKGVTRSRLPADNDVICTLNEPEVPALAEEWGTTRTAAAISLWEPYLEGSVVAIGNAPTALFHLLEMLVDGAPRPAAIVGCPVGFIGAAESKQALEDFRVDHGIDIPFVAVRGRRGGSAMTSSALNALAQEQE